One Chitinophaga parva DNA segment encodes these proteins:
- a CDS encoding DUF5004 domain-containing protein: MNLTTLFRVAGRIGIVLLLMGTFGCHHNDMLVAESTKDISGEWRITKCVRNGVDITTLADFSQFRIHFTTDGKYTMDNVLPFVVSKNGTYALDDPKYPFRLKFTPDGDTAVSTTFNYPVAAGARNIIFTFSPGCGANVYLYTLQRVQP, from the coding sequence ATGAATCTCACAACATTATTCCGCGTAGCAGGCCGCATCGGTATTGTACTGTTGCTGATGGGCACCTTTGGCTGTCACCATAACGATATGCTGGTGGCCGAGAGCACGAAAGACATCTCCGGCGAATGGCGCATTACCAAATGTGTGCGCAACGGGGTGGACATTACCACCCTGGCCGACTTTTCACAGTTCAGGATCCATTTTACCACAGATGGCAAGTATACCATGGATAACGTACTGCCTTTCGTGGTAAGCAAGAATGGCACCTATGCCCTGGACGACCCGAAATACCCCTTCCGCCTGAAATTCACGCCAGACGGGGATACCGCCGTAAGCACCACTTTCAATTACCCGGTAGCTGCCGGCGCCCGCAATATCATCTTCACGTTCAGCCCGGGATGCGGGGCTAACGTGTACCTCTATACGCTGCAACGCGTGCAACCTTAA